In Hyla sarda isolate aHylSar1 chromosome 9, aHylSar1.hap1, whole genome shotgun sequence, the following proteins share a genomic window:
- the LOC130291969 gene encoding olfactory receptor 5B12-like has protein sequence MKANQTITYFIIKGISDDPELQAPIFVLVLLIYLISLVGNMSLLLLVCLDSHLHTPMYFFLANLSIVDMMSSTVTLHKILLTFITGDHTVPYLACMIQFYIFASLTAHELFILMAMSYDRYVAICRPLYYKIIMNFKICLLLASFCWVLGFMQYVSFIWFAYKISCFSTNVIDHFCCHLVPIMEIACSDITILETLSNTQGLVVYFIIPFLLITTSYIFIIRSIMKIRSTVGRRKAFYTCSSHLTVFVLLSATMIFQYLIPSNSLGSKKLHSLLNMAIVPMLNPFIYSLKNKDVKTAFRRRIWKCKVNTFCWINVGNVIRMMKKI, from the coding sequence ATGAAGGCCAATCAAACAATAACATATTTCATCATAAAGGGGATATCTGATGATCCTGAGCTCCAGGCTCCTATATTTGTTCTGGTTTTACTCATTTATCTCATCTCTCTTGTTGGGAATATGAGTCTTCTCCTCCTGGTCTGCCTGGACTCTCATCTTCACACTCCCATGTATTTCTTCCTTGCTAATTTGTCTATAGTGGACATGATGTCTTCCACTGTCACCTTACATAAGATCCTTCTAACGTTCATCACTGGAGATCACACCGTGCCCTACCTGGCCTGTATGATACAATTCTATATTTTTGCATCCTTAACAGCACATGAACTTTTCATATTGATGGCCATGAGCTATGATCGATATGTAGCTATTTGTAGGCCTTTGTATTATAAAATTATTATGAACTTTAAAATATGTCTTCTATTGGCTTCATTTTGTTGGGTTTTGGGTTTTATGCAATATGTTTCCTTCATCTGGTTTGCATACAAGATCTCTTGTTTCTCCACCAATGTTATCGACCACTTCTGCTGTCACCTTGTCCCCATCATGGAAATTGCCTGCAGTGATATCACAATATTGGAAACACTGTCCAATACACAAGGGCTTGTCGTCTATTTCATTATTCCATTTCTTCTCATAACAACATCTTATATCTTTATAATTAGATCTATAATGAAGATTCGTTCCACTGTTGGTAGAAGAAAAGCCTTCTACACGTGTTCCTCTCACCTCACAGTCTTTGTGTTGCTGTCTGCAACGATGATCTTTCAGTACCTTATACCAAGCAATAGCTTGGGTTCAAAGAAATTACATTCATTGTTGAACATGGCTATTGTCCCCATGCTCAACCCATTTATATACAGTCTTAAGAATAAAGATGTCAAAACAGCTTTTAGAAGGAGGATTTGGAAGTGTAAAGTGAACACATTCTGTTGGATAAATGTGGGCAATGTCATCCGAATGATGAAAAAAATCTAA